The sequence ccccttttcttttttttcttttttttctgtaTGTGCATAGTGCTGCATTTGGAACTAAGGGTTCTCTGGACGACACTGCCCAAGTATGTAactgtaattaatttaatgtcgtttaaaatatgaaagtcCAAGGTTATGAACTGCTTCATCATTACTCAAAGGCCTGTTATTGGTACTGGTTTTGGCTGGTTGTGTTGACCACAAAATCAGTATCTTGAGCGACAGGAGGAattgctatttatttttataaagcaACTAGACATTAGGAAAAGGtgttgaaatttgaaaatattgcTAATATTGTTCGAGATTTTTTGTTCAGGAATTCTATACAATTAAGAGACAAAGATTCTCTCAGATCAACGCAGATGGTATGTTTTGAAGTTAAAAAGGTTTTGTTTTCATCGCATACACTTGCTTACTTTACTTCTAAAACCACGCAGGTGCCGCTACAAAAAACAATATCACCATCCAGCAGCATAGTACAAATCTAGATATTAAAGCACCACATACTTTATTTGAAGTGCCTGAAACAACTCTCAATTTGGAGATAAAGCAAAATGCATCTGATGTTGCAACAGCATTCATGAAGGTGAGATCTTTGCGCATTTGGTGCATCATTTCTAGTCGATGGTTGTGTGGGCAGTTAGCCTTGAAAGATGGACTTGGCATGGAAACTACACTTTACAATTACTGTATTTTCTCTATGTTATCCATTACTATCATAGATTTATCTAGTTTGAAGTTACCTGCAAAGATCTAGACTTTCTACCCCGTCATGTTCCTCTGGTAGAAGATTTGATGTGAATGGAAGCCGTTTTAGCTCAAACTAAAATCCAAAAAGTTAACTAATCATATTTCCATATTCAAGTTTTgttgaaatttattgtaatattaattGTTCTTATGGTTCCtttacaaaagaaacaaaaattatatcaatGACCATGCTTGCCTCAGAAAAACCTTCTATCTCGGGTTGGTAAACTTAAGTGAGCATTCTCTTAATTTGCTTAGATATTTCCATAGGAGATCAGCAAAAAGTGCCACATTGTCCATGTCTGTATTTTTGTGATCAGAAGTTGTCATTGTTTAAAAATTTGACATGCAGCTGACTGAcgatatattaatataatacataTGCCACTCCACATTGAATTCAGGTCCTTAGCTGACCTCTATATGTTGTTCTGACAGGAAGAGCGTGAACCTGAAAGGGGGAGGAGGAAACAGTTTGATAAAGAATCGGTCAATGAATCAAGTTTACATGAACAGGTACATATATTTCGTTTTGTATGGATACATGCATTCATATGGGCAATTACTTCTATTCAGTCTCGCTTAaactttcattattttatatccCAATCTGTTGTATGTGATTATTGAATATTTCTTTACTTAACAGTTGGACAAACACAACATGGTATTTTCATTTCTGCTCATCTTTTTCCAAGTTTCTGACAAACTTATACATTTGGGATTAAATGATAAGTAGCGTTTTTTCATGTTCCTAGCAAAAACTGCTTGCCTCTCTCCTACTTATTATTCTTCCTATTCACgagatctttttttttttttatctataaaaaaCAATTGTAATGACGGATCAGAAAATTAAGggaataaaatttctttctgtTGAATTGGCAAATTATTGTGTTTTAAGTTATGTTAATCGTTTGAAAGGATTGGCAACAGTGAAGTCTTCTGACTCCTTGGAACGGAATGCAATCCAAGAAATGACCTGCAGTTAAAAGCAGGAAATCATGGGAAACTGATTGTACATTCTAACTTTAGCTCGAGTGAAACTGTTTTCTTTGTACAACTGGTACTATTAATGCAACTCTTTATATGATGTTTACAGTAGAACCCTTTTGGAAGGATGGCAAGAATATAAAAGTCTCTACCTCTGttctaatatatttacatgttttttgaagaaatttttgaGAATTACTTTCTCTTCTAGATCAAAAATTTCGACTACATGCTTGAATGGTGGTATCTCATGTAAAAAatccttatttaattttacttatatctATTTTGTAATATCTGACTGTACATTGCTTTTCCGTTCAGGAAGAATATGAAGAACTGAAAGCAGAATTGGCAGTGCTGAAATCTAAGAGTACTAGGCTCACAAAAAAAATACGGAGACTTGCTGACAAGTGTCTCAGACTtgagaaggaaaataaaaccataaaGGTGCACTGTCTAAACCCCTCTCTGACCATatacttgttttctttttggtcCAAATGATCATtgcatttcaaatttttagtttggatgttcaattattcttttaccTCGCATATCTTAACCTATGAGGTAAACTTAGTATTCCATTTAATTACAGTTACTCTGGGACTAGGGTGTTATCTTTCTCTTCATTAACATAAGTAGACTAATTCTTGAAATCCCAGGATATTGAACATGAAATACGAAACACCGATAAGCGGCACTGTCCTCATTTCTCTCTAAgttgaatatttgatttattttttctaaatattcttttatcacCGAGTTCATTTCAAACTCTAGAGAGTTCAAATAAATTGGGTggaaacttttctttattcttaaaaCTGAGGGATAAGAGCAGCCAGATTTTTCTTATCATCGTGAGAATTACTGTGTGGATCTCAAGAACCCACAATGACGTAGTCTGAAAGCTTATTTGGTTCTTTATTTCACCTGCTTAATATACAACGGAAAAGAAAGCTACTACTACAAGAATCTGATTTGTTGATGAAACAGGCAGAGATTGAAGCGATACATGGGCCAGATGCAGTGAGCGATCTTAA comes from Ricinus communis isolate WT05 ecotype wild-type chromosome 5, ASM1957865v1, whole genome shotgun sequence and encodes:
- the LOC8279528 gene encoding uncharacterized protein LOC8279528 isoform X2, which gives rise to MGFPANESSRSGKIILGKGSFAQGASKSAAFGTKGSLDDTAQEFYTIKRQRFSQINADGAATKNNITIQQHSTNLDIKAPHTLFEVPETTLNLEIKQNASDVATAFMKEEREPERGRRKQFDKESVNESSLHEQEEYEELKAELAVLKSKSTRLTKKIRRLADKCLRLEKENKTIKRLKRYMGQMQ
- the LOC8279528 gene encoding uncharacterized protein LOC8279528 isoform X1, with protein sequence MGFPANESSRSGKIILGKGSFAQGASKSAAFGTKGSLDDTAQEFYTIKRQRFSQINADGAATKNNITIQQHSTNLDIKAPHTLFEVPETTLNLEIKQNASDVATAFMKEEREPERGRRKQFDKESVNESSLHEQEEYEELKAELAVLKSKSTRLTKKIRRLADKCLRLEKENKTIKAEIEAIHGPDAVSDLKPIEPEVDTESESSEQSI